One genomic segment of Amycolatopsis sp. Hca4 includes these proteins:
- a CDS encoding amidase family protein: protein MNTLPPDPDPVPITPPTASQRVIAAFERLTEAGRPELWTTLRAVEDVLVDAKAVDERVKAGEDLPLAGTVVAVQDLIDVAKQPSGRSVPETSAPVVARLTSAGAVVLGKTGAAMLSGAWDRTKAGGNGAAVAVALGVVDLALSTGGAVPAALNAVAAVKPTRGLLPAADNVSVYANGLVAAHRALTLMTGGERSWPADVRLGAGEHPRIAYPADLPLGEAAGLALKAVVARLTAAGAVLTPVPVAEQGFDGFDALIVPTVPEQPGIAEALADPAGVGHRLASCTAFANLLDVATVTVPVLPGDRRPFGVTFLTRAFEDQIALDLATVCTDEPMTPYPEPGEDVVVFGAHLRGQPLNADLTALGARFSGPVRTTEGYRMVLLDTAPPQPGVVEGATVLDGERWRLSPAAFERFAATLKEPFVLDRVVLDDGTAPLAVRCLAAEGPGLDRYESWRGYVRFASTAGLRDAG, encoded by the coding sequence GTGAACACGCTCCCGCCGGATCCGGACCCCGTGCCGATCACCCCGCCCACCGCCTCCCAGCGCGTCATCGCGGCCTTCGAACGCCTCACCGAGGCCGGCCGCCCCGAACTCTGGACCACCCTCCGCGCGGTCGAAGACGTCCTCGTCGACGCCAAGGCCGTCGACGAACGCGTCAAAGCAGGCGAGGACCTGCCGCTGGCCGGCACGGTCGTCGCCGTCCAGGACCTGATCGACGTCGCGAAGCAGCCCTCCGGCCGCAGCGTCCCGGAAACGAGCGCTCCCGTCGTCGCCCGGCTCACGTCCGCCGGCGCCGTCGTGCTCGGCAAGACCGGCGCCGCCATGCTCTCCGGCGCCTGGGACCGCACCAAGGCCGGCGGCAACGGTGCCGCGGTCGCCGTCGCGCTCGGCGTCGTCGACTTGGCGCTGAGCACGGGCGGCGCGGTCCCGGCGGCGCTGAACGCCGTCGCCGCGGTGAAGCCGACGCGTGGCCTGCTGCCCGCCGCCGACAACGTCTCCGTGTACGCGAACGGCCTGGTCGCGGCCCACCGTGCGCTCACCCTGATGACCGGCGGCGAGCGGTCATGGCCCGCCGACGTCCGCCTCGGCGCCGGCGAGCACCCGCGGATCGCCTACCCCGCCGACCTGCCCCTCGGCGAAGCGGCGGGCCTCGCGCTCAAGGCCGTCGTCGCCCGGCTGACCGCGGCCGGCGCCGTGCTCACCCCGGTCCCGGTCGCCGAGCAGGGTTTCGACGGCTTCGACGCCCTGATCGTCCCGACCGTCCCGGAGCAGCCGGGAATCGCCGAAGCGCTGGCCGACCCGGCCGGCGTCGGCCACCGCCTGGCCTCGTGCACGGCCTTCGCGAACCTCCTCGACGTGGCCACGGTGACCGTCCCGGTGCTGCCGGGCGACCGCCGCCCGTTCGGCGTCACCTTCCTGACGCGGGCGTTCGAAGACCAGATCGCCCTCGACCTGGCGACCGTCTGCACGGACGAGCCGATGACGCCCTACCCGGAGCCGGGCGAGGACGTCGTCGTGTTCGGTGCCCACCTGCGCGGCCAGCCGCTCAACGCCGACCTCACCGCCCTCGGCGCCCGGTTCAGCGGACCGGTCCGGACCACCGAGGGCTACCGGATGGTGCTCCTGGACACCGCGCCACCGCAGCCGGGTGTCGTCGAAGGCGCCACGGTCCTCGACGGCGAACGCTGGCGGCTGTCCCCGGCCGCGTTCGAACGGTTCGCCGCCACGCTGAAGGAGCCGTTCGTGCTCGACCGTGTCGTGCTCGACGACGGCACCGCGCCCCTGGCCGTCCGGTGCCTGGCGGCGGAAGGACCCGGTCTGGACCGCTACGAGTCCTGGCGCGGGTATGTCCGCTTCGCGTCTACCGCCGGGCTGCGAGACGCCGGCTGA